In Citrus sinensis cultivar Valencia sweet orange chromosome 2, DVS_A1.0, whole genome shotgun sequence, a single genomic region encodes these proteins:
- the LOC102625689 gene encoding uncharacterized protein At3g27210, which yields MGSCVSSAHKRTADSAAAMKMDLSSPFGSNSEKLAIPPSPVKQAATVNAFRGLGSKEETFFDSQPWLDSDCEDDFYSVNGDFTPSRGNTPVHHNFAGAPQVNSTSLPDKTPGSISEPSPTGKKPKLAELFRQISKEGSEDQHVDEQNTQGSQNMANGKTEIRTTILDVLPSANGTPYVSGVNSVCSSERTPNGDSMMEDKPMRSAQCCLPSFVSCRNSTDRKKKMSPAIAVNG from the exons ATGGGTTCGTGCGTATCATCAGCACACAAGAGAACAGCAGACTCAGCCGCTGCCATGAAAATGGACTTATCATCACCATTTGGGTCCAATAGTGAGAAGCTTGCGATTCCACCTTCCCCCGTGAAACAAGCGGCGACAGTCAACGCGTTTAGAGGCCTTG GTAGTAAAGAGGAAACCTTTTTCGATTCTCAACCATGGCTAGATTCTGACTGCGAAGATGATTTTTACAGTGTCAATGGAG ATTTTACCCCATCTCGTGGCAATACTCCAGTCCATCACAACTTTGCAGGGGCTCCTCAAGTCAACAGCACTTCTCTTCCGGACAAAACTCCCGGTTCCATTTCTGAACCATCCCCAACAGGAAAGAAACCGAAACTAGCTGAACTGTTCCGGCAAATTTCTAAAGAAGGTTCAGAAGACCAACATGTTGATGAACAAAACACCCAAGGTAGCCAAAACATGGCCAATGGGAAGACAGAAATTAGGACAACTATACTTGATGTACTTCCATCAGCAAATGGTACCCCATATGTTTCTGGAGTTAACTCTGTGTGTAGTAGTGAAAGGACTCCTAATGGAGATTCTATGATGGAGGACAAGCCAATGAGATCGGCACAATGTTGCCTTCCAAGCTTTGTATCATGTCGTAATTCTACTGacaggaagaagaagatgagtCCTGCCATAGCTGTAAATGGTTAA
- the LOC102624559 gene encoding ribulose-phosphate 3-epimerase, cytoplasmic isoform-like isoform X3, which translates to MGVTAKIAPSMLSSDFANLASEAERILNCGADWLHMDIMDGHFVPNLTIGAPVIESLRKHTKAYLDCHLMVTNPLDYVEPLGKAGASGFTFHVEISKDNWQELVQRIKSKGMRPGVALKPGTSVEEVYPLVEGANPVEMVLVMTVEPGFGGQKFMPEMMDKVRTLRNRYPSLDIEVDGGLGPSTIAEAASAGANCIVAGSSVFGAPEPAHVISLMRKSVEDAQKNS; encoded by the exons atgggcgTAACGGCAAAAATAGCACCGTCAATGTTGTCGTCGGACTTCGCCAACTTAGCATCCGAGGCCGAGCGCATACTCAACTGTGGGGCCGATTGGCTTCACATGGACATCATG GATGG GCACTTTGTTCCAAATCTAACTATTGGTGCTCCAGTGATTGAAAGTTTGAGAAAGCATACAAA GGCATATCTTGATTGTCACCTAATGGTAACAAATCCTCTTGATTATGTTGAACCTCTGGGTAAAGCAGGTGCTTCAGGTTTTACCTTTCATGTGGAGATATCCAAAG ATAACTGGCAAGAACTTGTCCAAAGAATTAAGTCTAAGGGCATGAGGCCTGGTGTGGCATTGAAGCCTGGTACATCCGTTGAAGAAGTTTATCCCCTG gtTGAAGGTGCAAATCCTGTGGAAATGGTTCTTGTAATGACTGTAGAACCTGGATTTGGTGGTCAAAAGTTCATGCCAGAAATGATGGATAAG GTGCGTACATTGAGAAATAGGTATCCATCTCTTGATATAGAG GTCGATGGTGGTTTAGGACCTTCAACCATTGCCGAGGCAGCCTCTGCAGGTGCGAACTGCATTGTTGCTGGAAGTTCAGTGTTCGGGGCTCCTGAGCCAGCCCATGTTATATCACTCATGAGAAAGAGTGTTGAAGATGCCCAGAAAAACAGTTGA
- the LOC102624559 gene encoding ribulose-phosphate 3-epimerase, cytoplasmic isoform-like isoform X2, whose translation MRILSIELISHFVPNLTIGAPVIESLRKHTKAYLDCHLMVTNPLDYVEPLGKAGASGFTFHVEISKDNWQELVQRIKSKGMRPGVALKPGTSVEEVYPLVEGANPVEMVLVMTVEPGFGGQKFMPEMMDKVRTLRNRYPSLDIEVDGGLGPSTIAEAASAGANCIVAGSSVFGAPEPAHVISLMRKSVEDAQKNS comes from the exons ATGCGCATTCTCTCCATTGAATTAATATC GCACTTTGTTCCAAATCTAACTATTGGTGCTCCAGTGATTGAAAGTTTGAGAAAGCATACAAA GGCATATCTTGATTGTCACCTAATGGTAACAAATCCTCTTGATTATGTTGAACCTCTGGGTAAAGCAGGTGCTTCAGGTTTTACCTTTCATGTGGAGATATCCAAAG ATAACTGGCAAGAACTTGTCCAAAGAATTAAGTCTAAGGGCATGAGGCCTGGTGTGGCATTGAAGCCTGGTACATCCGTTGAAGAAGTTTATCCCCTG gtTGAAGGTGCAAATCCTGTGGAAATGGTTCTTGTAATGACTGTAGAACCTGGATTTGGTGGTCAAAAGTTCATGCCAGAAATGATGGATAAG GTGCGTACATTGAGAAATAGGTATCCATCTCTTGATATAGAG GTCGATGGTGGTTTAGGACCTTCAACCATTGCCGAGGCAGCCTCTGCAGGTGCGAACTGCATTGTTGCTGGAAGTTCAGTGTTCGGGGCTCCTGAGCCAGCCCATGTTATATCACTCATGAGAAAGAGTGTTGAAGATGCCCAGAAAAACAGTTGA
- the LOC102624559 gene encoding protein LYK2-like isoform X1, with protein MPRKTVDVFADVSGYRCSGSQYQCGTFAILRTNSYYSSLFNLSFYLGLNRFVIARANGFSADTEFLPKDQPLLIPIDCKCNNNGGFFQADLTKTTIKGESFYSIAQSLEGLTTCGAIKERNPSVSPWDLDDKARLQVPLRCACPSSSENLPETRILVSYPVGEGDTVSGLAAKFNTTPEAIIAANNKSLEGFKPEDLLAFTSILIPLNGEPVLAPLAKLHDPNLHVPETNYSIPDITPPKKKSKMLKVGAYIALSGAVVGGCIAIAAVVIVILLKKKKQQSPMISHKDCRDVELQQLSASVRTTSDKKVSFEGSQSTIEGQIIDTAEQHKLLLESYSIEDLRRATENFNSSNLIEGAVYHGRLNGKNLAIKRTEHEVITKLEMQLVQQATHHHPNIVRLLGTCLTDGHHSFLVFEYAKNGSLKDWLHGGLAMKNQFIASCYCFLTWSQRLRICLDVAMALQYMHHFMNPSYVHRNIKSRNIFLDEEFNARVGNFGMASCVNDDNESPQFYSTNPASWSMGYLAPEYIHERVIAPSIDIFAYGIVLLEVLSGQTPINRPRKKDEGSVWLSEKIKSILQAETSDELREWMDSALGENYSFDAAVTVANLARACVEEDPEMRPSAGEIVEKLSRLVEELPQGEHISICESSSKPLVKASATK; from the exons ATGCCCAGAAAAACAGTTGATGTTTTTGCGG ATGTTTCAGGTTATCGATGCAGTGGCTCACAGTATCAGTGTGGCACATTTGCAATTCTCCGGACAAATTCTTACTACTCATCTCTTTTCAATCTCAGCTTTTACTTGGGATTAAACCGCTTTGTGATTGCTCGAGCCAATGGATTCTCTGCTGACACAGAGTTCCTTCCCAAAGATCAGCCTCTGTTGATCCCTATTGATTGTAAATGCAATAACAATGGTGGCTTCTTTCAAGCTGATTTAACCAAAACTACAATCAAAGGCGAGAGCTTTTATAGCATAGCTCAATCACTTGAGGGCTTGACAACTTGTGGAGCTATTAAAGAAAGGAACCCAAGTGTGTCTCCTTGGGATCTTGATGATAAGGCTCGGTTACAAGTTCCCTTAAGATGTGCCTGTCCATCTTCATCCGAGAATCTGCCGGAGACAAGAATCCTTGTTTCTTATCCGGTAGGCGAGGGTGATACTGTATCTGGCTTGGCTGCTAAGTTTAACACAACCCCAGAAGCTATAATTGCTGCTAATAACAAATCTTTGGAGGGTTTTAAGCCTGAGGATTTACTAGCTTTTACTTCTATTTTGATTCCTCTTAATGGTGAGCCCGTTCTTGCTCCTCTTGCAAAACTCCATGACCCCAATTTGCATGTTCCTGAAACAAATTACAGCATCCCGGATATTACTCCACCCAAGAAAAAGTCCAAGATGTTGAAAGTGGGAGCTTATATTGCTCTCAGTGGAGCTGTTGTTGGAGGCTGCATTGCTATTGCTGCAGTTGTTATTGTGATCctattgaagaagaagaagcagcaGAGTCCAATGATTAGCCATAAGGATTGTAGAGATGTGGAGCTGCAACAGCTTAGTGCAAGCGTAAGAACAACAAGTGACAAGAAGGTGTCATTTGAAGGATCTCAGAGCACCATTGAAGGCCAAATCATTGACACTGCAGAGCAGCATAAGCTGCTATTAGAATCCTATTCTATTGAGGATCTGAGAAGGGCAACTGAAAACTTCAATTCTAGTAATCTTATTGAGGGAGCTGTCTACCATGGCCGGCTCAATGGGAAAAACTTGGCAATAAAGCGCACAGAGCATGAAGTTATCACGAAACTTGAGATGCAGCTTGTGCAACAAGCAACTCATCATCACCCCAACATAGTCAGGCTTCTGGGGACTTGTTTAACAGATGGCCATCACTCATTTCTAGTCTTTGAGTATGCAAAAAACGGATCATTAAAGGATTGGCTTCATGGCGGGTTAGCAATGAAGAACCAATTCATTGCCTCTTGCTATTGTTTCTTGACATGGAGCCAGAGGTTAAGAATCTGTCTTGATGTAGCCATGGCGCTGCAATACATGCACCATTTCATGAACCCCAGTTATGTTCACAGGAACATAAAGAGCAGGAACATTTTCTtagatgaagaatttaatgccAGAGTTGGCAATTTTGGAATGGCAAGTTGTGTTAATGATGACAACGAGAGCCCAcaattttattcaacaaatCCTGCTTCTTGGAGCATGGGATACTTGGCTCCTGAGTACATTCATGAGCGGGTGATTGCTCCAAGCATTGACATTTTTGCATATGGGATTGTCTTGCTTGAGGTGTTATCAGGGCAAACGCCAATAAACAGGCCAAGGAAGAAAGATGAAGGCAGTGTCTGGCTTTCAGAGAAAATCAAGTCCATATTGCAAGCAGAGACGTCAGATGAGCTTAGAGAATGGATGGATAGTGCATTGGGTGAGAATTACTCATTTGATGCTGCTGTCACAGTGGCCAATCTTGCAAGAGCTTGTGTTGAGGAAGATCCCGAAATGAGACCAAGTGCTGGAGAAATTGTTGAGAAGTTGTCAAGACTAGTGGAAGAATTGCCACAAGGGGAACATATTTCAATTTGTGAGAGCTCTTCAAAACCTCTAGTAAAAGCATCTGCTACAAAGTAA
- the LOC102624272 gene encoding calcium-binding protein CML38-like — protein sequence MKEKYQQYERVFNHFDSNGDRKISPSEIQQCVEAIGGELSLAEAEAAVEFLDADGDGLLGFDDFVRLVEGSGEEEKMNDLKEAFKMYEMDGCGCITPKSLKRMLSRLGQSKSDDECKSMIAYFDLNGDGVLNFDEFRIMMS from the coding sequence ATGAAGGAGAAGTACCAACAATATGAGCGTGTATTCAATCACTTTGACAGCAATGGAGATAGAAAAATATCTCCCTCGGAGATACAACAGTGTGTTGAAGCAATTGGAGGGGAGCTCTCATTGGCTGAGGCGGAGGCAGCGGTCGAGTTCTTGGACGCAGATGGAGATGGGCTGCTAGGGTTTGATGACTTTGTTAGGTTAGTTGAAGGCAGTGGTGAGGAAGAGAAAATGAATGACTTGAAGGAGGCTTTTAAGATGTATGAGATGGATGGTTGTGGGTGTATTACGCCTAAGAGTTTAAAGAGGATGCTTAGTAGGCTAGGGCAGTCCAAAAGTGATGATGAATGTAAGTCGATGATTGCTTATTTTGATCTCAATGGTGATGGAGTCCTAAATTTTGATGAGTTTAGGATCATGATGTCGTGA
- the LOC102623799 gene encoding putative UPF0481 protein At3g02645: protein MAERDQIVVDVKLLGSSFEDMMAEPLAMALNASIFKTPKILLRHNESAYIPHAFSFGPFHCKNEQLKLTQRIKWKYMQGILRRSPDPHLKWRELVDAIASLKDPARQCYAGSIDLDDREFIEVLVLDGCFIIELFRKDCDILPKEPDDPIFAMSCFLEYLNHDLILLENQIPWLVLERLFSLTMAPDSERKSLIMVTLEYFANIFSSKKPDETKPEQFEVRNIKHILDLLRHSLVLPLEKGYKCSNRKREWDICPSAMTLQESGIKLQRVNSASILDIKFRSNGVLEIPPLLIQETTETLFRNLISFEQCCPNYEPIVTSYAKLMDSLIDTNKDVKLLFEYHLIDNWLNIGDVTQFFKKLYYDARVKNFYYLPVCQEVNLYCRHWRSRLRYAYTHRYCGSPWAIVSQVVGTILLILAILQTLFSSPPFK from the coding sequence ATGGCAGAAAGGGATCAGATCGTGGTTGATGTAAAACTATTGGGATCCTCCTTTGAAGATATGATGGCAGAACCACTCGCCATGGCACTTAATGCTAGCATCTTCAAGACCCCGAAAATTCTCTTGAGGCATAATGAAAGCGCATACATCCCTCATGCATTTTCATTTGGCCCTTTCCACTGTAAAAATGAACAACTCAAACTTACACAAAGAATCAAATGGAAGTACATGCAAGGCATCCTCCGAAGATCACCGGATCCACATCTCAAATGGAGGGAGCTCGTCGATGCCATCGCTTCTCTCAAAGATCCTGCTCGACAGTGCTACGCAGGTTCTATTGATTTGGATGATCGAGAATTTATAGAAGTTTTAGTGCTTGATGGTTGCTTTATTATTGAGCTATTCCGCAAAGACTGTGATATTTTACCAAAAGAGCCTGATGATCCTATATTTGCCATGTCTTGTTTTCTAGAATATTTAAACCATGATCTCATTTTGCTTGAAAACCAAATTCCTTGGCTGGTTCTTGAGCGGTTGTTCAGCTTGACAATGGCTCCTGATTCTGAACGAAAGTCTTTGATTATGGTTACTCTCGAATACTTCGCTAACATCTTCTCATCTAAAAAACCTGATGAAACAAAGCCAGAGCAATTCGAAGTCCGTAACATCAAGCATATTCTTGACCTACTGCGGCATTCATTGGTTTTGCCTTTGGAAAAAGGATACAAATGCAGTAATCGAAAAAGGGAATGGGATATTTGCCCTTCTGCCATGACGTTGCAGGAGTCCGGAATCAAGTTACAGAGAGTAAATTCAGCTAGTATCCTCGATATAAAATTCAGAAGTAATGGTGTTCTTGAAATCCCACCTTTGCTTATCCAGGAAACAACAGAAACTCTTTTCAGGAACCTCATCAGCTTTGAGCAATGTTGTCCGAATTATGAACCAATAGTCACTTCTTATGCCAAGCTCATGGATAGTCTCATTGACACCAATAAAGATGTAAAGTTACTCTTCGAGTATCACCTTATCGATAACTGGCTGAATATCGGGGATGTAACTCAGTTTTTCAAAAAGCTGTACTATGATGCTCGtgtcaaaaatttttattatcttccTGTTTGCCAGGAAGTGAACCTGTACTGCAGGCATTGGAGATCTCGTTTGAGATATGCATACACGCACAGGTATTGTGGCTCCCCTTGGGCCATTGTTTCTCAAGTTGTTGGTACTATCCTTTTGATTCTGGCTATCCTTCAGACTTTGTTTTCCAGTCCTCCTtttaaatga